Proteins from one Malaya genurostris strain Urasoe2022 chromosome 2, Malgen_1.1, whole genome shotgun sequence genomic window:
- the LOC131429958 gene encoding uncharacterized protein LOC131429958 — translation MGKTRKTNSQKLMLRMANTVNMGFVKENVTVNKPEENKTLGMKRTRHPLRKVTRNTKILKTTMHEEIKNIGSDSEEECVQEIAVDNTRQDLEKQDELIQLADSSEAEKGQSSAVSDVNPTAAIIAKLLDKITNLEDDNLKLRNLNMKLQTALIDKPGEVSLKEIPGYPDRTWLLKVSQAAEDSDYLFVKELVFYLWPNGIGNATVSGKKSNNPSGKRKPSLNEASQVNEACNPEKLDPEKVEYIKDRLFERRTFLKDSPGTAIKVARKVAKFIAIVVANNPNLRRAT, via the exons atggggaaaacacGGAAAACCAATTCCCAAAAGTTGATGTTGAGAATGGCCAACACTGTGAATATGGGATTTGTGAAAGAAAAT GTTACGGTGAACAAGCCagaagaaaataaaacattgGGTATGAAGCGTACGAGACATCCACTGCGAAAGGTAACacgaaatacaaaaatattaaaGACGACCATGCATGAAGAAATTAAAAACATTGGTTCTGATTCGGAAGAAGAATGCGTCCAGGAGATCGCTGTGGACAACACTAGACAGGATTTGGAGAAACAAGATGAGCTAATTCAATTAGCGGACTCCAGTGAAGCTGAAAAAGGTCAATCGAGTGCAGTGTCCGATGTAAATCCTACCGCAGCAATCATCGCAAAATTATTGGACAAAATCACGAACCTTGAGGACGATAACCTGAAGTTGCGGAATCTAAACATGAAGCTGCAAACAGCATTAATTGACAAACCCGGAGAAGTTTCTTTAAAAGAGATTCCTGGGTACCCCGATAGAACGTGGCTTCTAAAAGTGTCGCAAGCTGCGGAGGATTCTGATTATTTATTCGTAAAAGAGCTGGTGTTCTATTTGTGGCCGAATGGTATAGGCAATGCCACCGTTTCCGGAAAGAAATCGAATAATCCAAGCGGAAAGCGTAAACCGAGTTTGAATGAAGCTTCTCAAGTCAATGAAGCGTGTAATCCGGAGAAACTGGATCCAGAAAAGGTTGAGTACATAAAag ATCGACTTTTCGAACGCAGAACTTTTTTAAAAGATTCTCCAGGAACAGCTATCAAAGTTGCAAGAAAAGTGGCAAAGTTCATAGCGATTGTGGTGGCCAACAATCCAAATCTTCGGCGGGCTACTTGA